CCTGCCTGCCCAGTATGTATGGGGTTATGGGTAGAGAAAAGAGCCAGGACATGGTAGCCAGGTAGCCAGGACATGCAAGGGGCAAGAACAGCAAGGCACtaggacagaaagacagacaggtatGGTGGCAAGAGGCCCTGGGGATGGGAGGACCAAGGGAGAAAGGGATGGACTGACTTAGAGCAAGGCCTCGGGACACCCTGGAAGTGCAGCGGTGCACACACTGTTTCCCTCTGGCCTAGGATGACCTACTGCGAGACCTGGACAACTTCTTCTCCTCCCCCGTGGACTTCCGGGACCTTCCCAAGAACTTCCATCAGGAAGAGAACCAGGAGCACAGAATGGGGAACCATACCCTCTCCAGCCACCTGCAGATAGACAAGGTGCCTCACCAGGACAGTCCTTCCCGAATTCTCACTGCCACCCCTCATGCTGCCCTTCCTgacaggagagaggaaggtgagggagggaagcaggctgGCTCTGACGCCTTGTGTAATCCTCACAGGTGACCGACAACAAGACAGGGGAGGTGCTCATCTCTGAGAAGGTGGTGGCCTCCATTGAACCAGAGGCGAACACAGAAGGGGACTGGAAGGTAAGGCCCTACCGCATCCCCAGGTACCCAGGAATCAGCATTTTTCTATAGTCGAGGAGGTCCACTGTGCCACACTGTTCCAGCTTCCCTTCTGTTACTGTCAAAAACCACTCCAGCCAAAGCGGCGTAGGGAAGGAAGGGCCTGGTTTACAGCCCTTCAGGAGGGGAACTTTCTGCATCATTCATTTCTGCTGTCAGGAGAGAAAAAACACATCTTTGCTTGCTTTGTCCTGTCTTAGGTGGGTCAGGACCCACTAGggagtggtgctgcccacaggggacgtggtcttcccacatcaattaacaaccTTGATCTAGTGAATTCCCCATCAGGGtctcttcccaggtaattctaggcTGTGGCAAGTTGGCATTTAAAATTAGCCAGTGAACACTCTGTACATGGAATATCCTCAAAATTTCTGGGGCTCAGTGTGACAAGTGTCAAAAGGGACAGGTCAATAGGTGTGGTTGTAAACACAGGTGATCCCAGTACTtcgaaggctgaggcaggagaattgccacaatTTTAggccagaggcaagaggatctctgagttagaggccagcctgatctataaagcaggtgccatgggctggagagatggctcagaggttaagagcactgactgctcttccagaggtcctgagttcagttcccagcacctacatggtggctcacaaccaccatctgtaatgagatctggcatcctcttctgtgttcataataaataaatcttaaaaaaaaaaaagcaggtgccaggccagccagggttacattatcaggaccctgtctcaaaccaaataCAAAACCATCAGAAAGTGTTTTGGTCTTCTCAGAGAGTTTTAGGGTCTCCAACAGCTTTGTGAACTTCAGTCTTTGAGAAGTCCACTAATTCCAGAATACAGGGCACATCTCGgaggggttttgtttatttttatttagtttggtttgtgtgtgtgtgtctatgtacataCATGGGGATGCCCAAGTAGGTGTtaagttctgtttgttttgttttggtttggttttttgtttttgtttttgtttttgttttttttgtttgagacagggtttctctgtgtagttttggtggctgttctggatctcgctctgtagaccaggctggcctggaactcacagagatccgcctgcctctgcctccagtgctgggattaaaggtaagtaTCAATCACTTTCCACAGGGtctccttgtgtagccctggctagccttgaactcacagagactgcccCGCCTCCACCACAATtaacctcttaagtgctgggattaaaggtgtcggACACCACAACAGGCCTCTAGCTTATTTTGGGGGGACAGGATTTCTCACCAAACCTGAAGATCATCCATTAAGCTAAGCTGGCCGGTCAGCAAACCCCGGGATCCTCCGGTCTCTGCCTTTCCCGCTGCCATGTGTGGCCAATATGAGCATGCGCTGCAGCCCCTGGCTGTTACCtgaatgctggggattgagcACAGACACTCACTCCACTGACAGAGCCTTTTCTTGAGCTGGGGTCTCACTCCACAGCCTAGGCTGACCCTGAGCTTTCAATGCCTGGGAAAACAGGCCTGCACCATCAAGCCCAACTGAGGTTAAGGGAATTTCAGAACAGAGTGTGACATAGAGAGCCTGGAATGGTGACACAGCATGTTTGTTTTCGTGGTTtactttattttggtttggtttttggttttggttttttgagataggatctccctatgtagccctgacgtcctggaacttgcttgtatTTGCAGACTGACCTccaactctgagatccacctgcctctgtctcctagatGCTGgttttaaaggcgtgtgccaccacaatgaCATAATTTAAGGTTTTGATTTAGAGTGACCCAGcatttctgtctctacctcctaaacGCTGGGATTCCGAATCTGAACCACCACACCAAACTTaatgccttctttttttctttgttttgatttttggagaCACCTTTTTTCCATATAaccctgattggcctggaactcactctgtagaccaggctggcctggaactcacagagattactctgctgcttctgcctcctgagtgctgggatcaaaggtatgcgcCGCCATGACCCAGCTAATGCCtttggttaagagtactggctgtttttccagaggacccaggttcaattcctagcatccacatggcagctcataactgtaaatccagttccaggggacctaacactCTCACACCAATGAgggtacataaaaaataaaataaaatgaattttttttatatatattagccatacagtggccagaagagggcaacagacgAGTTAGATGAGCCTGGGAGATGtttgccatgggtgctgggaactcagctcctgtccttcctgtcctctgcaagggcactGCTGATGCATGCAAGGGGTGCACACACTTAGCATTCAGGCACAGCCTTGCAAacgtaagataaaataaatctctaaggCAATGGTGggagtttaaaaacaaatttgtatGCTGGaatgatggttcagtggttaagagcactggctgctcttccagaggatccaggttcaattcccagcacctaatggcagctcacaactataactccagttctagggaatctggtatcctcacatagacatacataaaggcaaaacactaatgcacataaaaataagtctttaaaaactaaatgataaaaacaaacaaacgtatTTATTACATAAAGAATGCAGCAGgccagacagaaaacagaaatgtctGCCCCAGAAGCACTAAGTGAGCTGAGATATAGGTTGAGGTGGCCCAGCTTCTTGGATGTGCTGTATGGCATTTGACCGGGATCTCCCTGTGCCTCACATTACCAGGTACCCAAAGTGGAGGAGAAGGAGACCCTGGTGCCTGTGCCGAAGGCCATAGACAGTTTGCACCCCGAGCCCCGGCGGGTGGCTTTCTGGATCATGAAGCTGCCAAGGCGGAGGACCCAGCCTGATGTGGAGGATGGGAGCCACTGGCTCATAGAAAAGCGACATCGCCTGCAGGCCATCCGGGATGGGCTCCGGGGGGGCGCCCatgaggacaactttgaggaagGGGTCCATGTCCCCCAACATGCCAAGCTGCCTATACGAAAGACACACTTTCTCTACATCCTCAGGCCATCCCAGCAGCTATAGGGTGGGGACTGGATGTCCCTGCATGTCTTCACCCTACCCCAGCACCATATGGAAATAAAGGTTTTCTTACGTCTAACATTATCTcctgtgttgatattttatttgtgctctaacaaataaagcctgcctggagatcagggagcTAGCTGCTAGTtagccatagaagccaggcagtggtggcacacacctttgatcccagcacttgggatctcatgcctttgatcccagtgcttgggaggcacaggcctttaatcccagcactagggaggtggagacaggaagcaagatggttgggcagagagaggaatgtaaGGCGGGAGGACACAGGAGCTCAcacccttttcaggctgaggacttggtgaggtaagaggtggctgtggcttgctcctttgtctctctgatctttcagcatttacaccactatctggctctgggtttttattaagatcaattaggatttgtgctacatctgGCATCCAGCTTTTTAGGCCtcaattcatgaaaaagctgcttgcctgtggtgCCAGAGCTGCAGGCAACCGGGGCCACTACCCCTCCGGCTaaagttttccttccttttcctcaagCCTCTGAGAGAGGTGGGATTTTTCTTCTGCAGCCTCTGCGGCAAACTCCATAGGCCTTGGGGCTCCAAAAACCAGGGGAGTCAGAAGCTTTCACACATCCATCCCCCTGtgcagacagctggctctttcttctctcccgGTGGTTTGTGTGCTTTCCCTGTACCCTTCCTCTGGCTGCTGCCAAACTAGATAGCTGCCTTGAAAATCGCTCAGGCTTCTGTTCTACGCAGAGCAGTCAGCCCCACACTCCATCATCATCTGAATCGTATCATTGACggatttggtgagacaactgggaattcttaaagggaggaattagaaTTTTTTCTCCACATTAAagaatgggaaacactattacaatggaggaagttaggtctctgtatgataataCATTGGACAGTTTGAAAAAGGAGCAATTAAATGAGAgtataattaatttagatgggagTTCCATAATGtcaatttaaaaagtcattttttaaaagattttattatgtatgtatgagtactctatctgcatgtgCAACTTTATACAAGAAGTGGGCATCAGagataggtgtgagccaccattcggttgctgggagctgaactcaggacctctggaagagcaggcagtgctcttaaccaccaagccatctctccagtgcctaaaaagtcattttaaaggttggttaatatgagtgtcaagatacaagttttagaaaaacttattaaaacagatcatagagatattcagacccagacagaggaactTAAAGGAGAACCAGtttcagcattgcattataaggttagagaAGAACAGcataaggttttcaaacaaccaaccttaatctatccagtaaccttacaggaactgccaaatgatagttATCCCCAAGATTGTGCAAGAGCTGAGTGGACTCCTgtacaaatgttagatttgaggagattcaaggaagcaatagtctcatatggcatgcattcacattttgtgaagcagatgttaaactcatggtcaacttgtaataaaaTTATCCCTCAAgtctggagagatttggttacagcaatcCTGGAGCCTAgtcctcaattacaatggaggacctggtggaaagatgaggctaagtcAACAACAAAGTAGGGCTAAGGGTATGGAAATTttccaagaccaacttcttggagaggaagAGTATGCTAATGTGGAAAGGCAATCTCAATgtccacaccctggctttatgccatgcagcagccttgaatgcttgggacagattgaagaagtaggaaacaaaactgagtcatttactaaagttatagagggcccaaaagaaaccttcactgatttcttacaaagatttcttcagcagtaaatagaatgataccaaattcaaaagctagacaaataataattgaatctctggcttttgaaaatgctaatgctcAATGCAAAatggtaattaggccattaaaggcaagatcagcacccctagaggaatggatctgagatagtgtcaatattgaatctcatgaccatgatgatgcttggataggagtgGTGATTTTCAgagatttgaagaaaaatcaaaatgtcaagtaTTTCAATAACAATAAACAAGGTtgcctaaaaagggattgtaaacagagcattcctagaaacaatgttttttctaagaataatcccaacagaacactcctcccttctggattatgcagaaggtgtggcaaaggcaaacactggactaatgaatgtagatcaacaagggacagtcaaGGTAACTCTTTccccatgtcaaattcagttcagCCATTTCCTGACATTgtggaagaaactccttcccagagcaatcaAAGAACCTAATGCCTGTTGTAAGAAAccacactgctctggatgatagaacagctataggagagagaacaaaaaaattcaggagaaaccataaaacaaatattttgacaaacttctataaatgaacaaagaccaaaattaaaaacacaaatgatgTTCTTCCTGAAGGTCTTATAGACACAGTTGCAGGTGTAACAATAATTACAATGGagtcttggcatccaaattggcctcttcaggaggaaaATGTTCAGTTTTTAGGGACTGgtactttatctcaggtaaaacagagtATGAGATTGGtcgaatgtatagggccagaaggacagagaggaaaattaaagccatacaTGTTTAACAAAGCAATggatttatggggacatgatttgttacagcaatggaacactcagattaacattcctctaatcttagaaacaaatcataaattaatatatgtttctgggaaaaaatattagaaggtataaAGAACAGCCACCAACCATTTAGGTTGTACAAGAACAgagcacaacagctgctgatctttcaaagacaccaacagccctgcttttaaaatgattgacagatgggggctggagggatgactcagcagttaagagcactggctgttcttctagaggtcctgagttcaattctcagcaaccacacggtagctcacaaccatatgtaatgagatctggtgccctcttctggtgtgcaggcatacatgcaggcagaacactgtatacataataaataaatcttaaaaaaaagtttgatggagctgggcggtggtggcacatacctttaatctcaggaggcagaggcaggtggatctctgtgagttcaagatcaacttgggctacagaatgagttccaggaaaggtgcaaagttacacagagaaaccctgtctccaaaaacaaacaaacaaacaaaaatggttgATGGACAAACccgtatgggttcagcaatggcctttaatagcagagaaactacaggccttagaatagctggtacaggagcagttaaatactgaacatattgaagaatcaaccagcccttggaattctcctgtatttgttattaaaaagacaTCTGGAAAATGGATAATGGTGGTAGATCCAAGAGCTATTTTCATGGTAATTCAACcaaccaatgggctctctacaatctagaattcctttgcctactctgttacctaatagatggcctctttttttttttttggtttttcgagacagggtttctctgtgtagctttgtgcctttcctggagctcacttggtagcccaggctggcctcgaactcacaaagatcctcctgcctctgcctcccaagtgctgggattaaaggcgtgcgccaccaacgcccggctagatggcctcttatagttatcaatttaaaagactattttttttcactatatctttacaagaaaaagacagagaaagatttgccttcttggtgcctacttataataattctcagtctGTTAAGAAATATCAacggagggttctcccacagggaatgttaaatagccccaccctgtgccaatattttgtaagtcagccattggaaataatatGTAAGCAATTTTCTCAATCAGtagtttaccattacatggatgacatcttactagctgattcaaatgtaggtATTTAGAAAGactgtttgaagaagtaaagaaaattttgccttattGGGGATTACAaactgctcctgaaaaaaatacaaaaaggtgattctattaattatttaggatataaaatagttctacaaaaaattagaccccaaagggtacaaattaggagagattgattgcagactcttaatgactttcaaagattgctaggagacatttcctatctatgGCTCATGATTGGGGTGAAAAAtcatgaactgagtaatttgtttaaaaccttagaTGGTGACAAGGACTGAAATGGTCCAAGAGACTTGTCAGCTGAAGCTGTgggagaattggctttggtgggtGTGGCCGCGTTCCTGCTGAgcttctccaggcctggctccagAGGGCAGCACCGAGCCCAGTCCATCTTTTGTTTAACTGACATCTTTTGTTTCTCCTATCGCCCTATGTGAGTCTTGtctcagagtctcccaaggatacaaagcctatgcaaaacttggttcaagAAACCAAGAAAATCACAGTGCCTGATGAATCCAGGAATTtacacttggcattgtatttttgggaactcctttcaggttgttttgagcatatggaaatcaacTTGCTAAAGTGTAAatatggagagaaataaaaatgccctgggcaAAGGGAAAGAGCTTCAGTCCTTCAAGGCTGGACACCTGGCAGTCacaaaggctagattcattcctttttttgtttgtttgtttgtttgttttgttttgttttctagacagggtttctctgtgtagctttgcgcctttcctggaactcacttggtagcccaggctggccttgaactcccagagacccgcctggctctgcctcccaagtgctgagattgaaggcgtgtaccaccaccgcctggctgattcattgttaagatgcctctgagtcttctttccatggaTCCGGTGAACCAACACACCTGTGCCGGGACACTTCGTGACAGGTGGAAGAGAAAAttcaggatgcacatgtggatcctTTGAGTCCAGAGCTTGACTGCATTCtagttattttaccttctacccATTCTCCTACAGGAAAATTAATGCTGagggaaaatattattttagaatgGATCTTTTTACCACATAAgcagagtaaaaaaataaaaaataaaaaaggtctctgagttgattttaaaaggaaaattgagactttgtcaattagcaagAATAAACCTAGCATAAATTATAGTACCTTTAATgataaaattgacaaattatgggcagaaagggaaccttggcaaagagcttgcagtaatttttttgggagagattaacagcaaatgtCCCCAAAGCAAGataattcaatttataaagataACTAACTGGATTCTTTCTCATATTGTATGGGGAACACctatttctggagcccctacattctatactggtgcaaataaatcagaaaaggcagattacaaatcagaaaatgtaagtaaagtggctcaaagcccttacgattctgtccaaaagtcagaattatatgctattattCTGTTGGTATGGATTTTACAGAAGCtcttaacatagttactgactctcataatgaagaaagagttgttttacacattgaaactcctgaatttattcctgatgagtcagaattaacttttttattcagttacaagaaataatcaggaatatgAATCATCCCTTATATGGAACACACATCCAATCCCATACGGGTCTGCCAGGCcatctagcacaaggtaatgaagaaattgatcaactattgataggaaatgtgctggaggcctcagagtttcacaaaacaaaacaacaacaacaaaaccatgtcaatagcaagggtttgaaaaaggatttttccatcttTTGGCAATAAGTcaaagaaattataagaaaatgtcctacttgtacTTTTTACAATcaaactccactaccagcaggatgtaacccaaagagtactcagaggaatgaaatctggcagatggatgtgtttcattttgtagaatttggaaaattaaaatatgtacaccacaccattgatacctgttcaggatttcaatgggtaactgctttgagttctgaaaaggatGATCCTATAATCAcatatttgctagaagttatggtcatcatgggtattcctgtacaaattaagacggACAATGTTCTAGCATATATGTCTTGTCCTGATagtttgtgtatgctctaacaaataaagcttgcctgaagatcagagggcaaagccagccactagttagccatagaggcagacggatctctatgaattcaaggccatcctgagctacacaagattgatctagtttaaaagggaaacagagccaggcagtagtggcacatgcctttaatcccagcaccagggaggttgaggcaggaagtgatatggctggacagagaaaggaatagaaggcaggaggagacggGAGCTCAGAGTCTCTTTCGGGATACGGAGTCCTAGAGGTGAGAACTCTCTAGCGGCTGCTGCTCTGctcctctggtctttcagcttttaccccaatatctggctctgggtttttattaagaccaactaggatttgtgcaacagtttaaacaattaggatttgtgcaacagagtaaaatgaaacagttttttttcttattacaatataaaggaTCTTATAGGTATACACACAGGCCTACAGGGCAAGCAGTTAaggaaagatcaaacagaactctaaaggatatgctaaataaacagaaaggggtaataaaacccccagaaatagactgcataatgctttattaactttgaattttctaaatgctaatgagaaaggaacaatggctgcaaagagacattggataatagaaaaaactacagaattaaatcagcctgtatagtttaaagaatggaaaccaggatatgtgttacgttagggaaggggttttgcttttgtttcttcaggagaagaaaagctatggataccatcaaaattaatagattcaatttgaacaggagagacctattaattagaagaggtgatagttcatcaaccagcatgaccatccaatttaaattaacttatatgactaacaaatgcttttcatttgatcagatataacttgccgaAAGGGAACCTCCCTAAAGTCAGGGTTTGGGAAgggttttgattttgtctttcaggagaataaagGCATCCacctaaggaatctgaagacctctggataaatgagacatctgaagaaaaaggatgattcagcaaaaaaaaaaatgtcccaagaaaaagagtaaattggcctattgatatatcacattttcaacaggataaaatttcacaaatcttcccaaatgtttgtttctgctgttctctacagacacataatgcaaatgatctttttgtagtctcagttcaattacaaattaaagctggctttggagttgggaGTGTGGCTCTCCCCTCTAAACCCATGCATGCTTGTTAAAagcaaaatccaaaatctctgactcatgtcagaagagccacctgatatgagacaaaagacaaacaaaaattcagggACTTTTTATTGTCACTAATCTAATCTCatattcttttggttttattttgactttttaaaacttttcttaatgtataaatattatctcaaaatttaattttgtcatgatattaatggtcatatagggtactaactaattctagaaaaatgtttcatctagcttcctgtacatgatttcaggtttgattctctatcaggtaactaggaattaagtttttgtgctttggatgtacataacaaatattgatcctttaacctctttgaggtctgctgcatatgacatttaaaatgtttaagtttttagCAGTGAACAATAACTGTGCCTGACAGTGagttttgaagtctccaaaaggatgatggaaccccacaacgatgattccacatggattataacaccactaagctgacaaacaccacccaaagatcagctttggactacaaactgctcaggacaatttcaaagtggctagctgagatgatccagtctcacagactactctagccagaatttgagacaagccctgcacgttcccattatgcagagactggacaacaaatgatacagctacctctcctaggacttgaaaattaacccaaatttttcttttcaggatcccctaaagatgatgttgcccccagacagcaataagtaatttaagaacatgatttccacattcccaagaggtaggtgggtggtttttggtcattcagtggctTTTGGATATTGTCATTTTTTAGCcagttggttgcaagttgttattggtaatggtcatgaaaaaagctgaacaaagaacTTTAGA
The nucleotide sequence above comes from Peromyscus maniculatus bairdii isolate BWxNUB_F1_BW_parent chromosome 1, HU_Pman_BW_mat_3.1, whole genome shotgun sequence. Encoded proteins:
- the Dkkl1 gene encoding dickkopf-like protein 1, which produces MCRLGVLLLLLTSAFVSSAAPIHDADPQEGSSGFLGLQSLLQSFSRLFLKDDLLRDLDNFFSSPVDFRDLPKNFHQEENQEHRMGNHTLSSHLQIDKVTDNKTGEVLISEKVVASIEPEANTEGDWKVPKVEEKETLVPVPKAIDSLHPEPRRVAFWIMKLPRRRTQPDVEDGSHWLIEKRHRLQAIRDGLRGGAHEDNFEEGVHVPQHAKLPIRKTHFLYILRPSQQL